In one window of Candidatus Cloacimonadota bacterium DNA:
- a CDS encoding XdhC/CoxI family protein: METPIFEIIEKAAENQKKGIAFVMATVVEGVEKTPGRSGFKLLYYQDGSIDGTVGGGKLERLVLDKCSEIFQTPKSALLEFALTETSEGIGMACGGTAKVFLEYFPPTKKAYIFGAGHLCRSVVPLLTSIGFYCVVIDNREDFANKERIPLAKEVLAVDYLKFLEKFEPAETDAILIFTHGHIHDFDILDALCRNNVKAKYIGMIGSKTKVKQAIDKIEKSKYAGDLISKVFAPIGLNIGKTTTQEIAIAISAEILAVYNDVKKIEHYKNEK, encoded by the coding sequence CGTGGTGGAAGGTGTGGAAAAAACACCGGGCAGAAGCGGATTTAAACTGCTTTACTATCAAGATGGCAGTATTGATGGAACAGTTGGTGGCGGCAAATTAGAGAGATTGGTTCTGGATAAATGCAGCGAGATCTTCCAAACCCCAAAAAGTGCACTTCTGGAATTTGCACTCACCGAAACTTCAGAAGGAATCGGCATGGCATGTGGCGGAACAGCTAAAGTTTTTCTGGAATATTTTCCTCCTACGAAAAAAGCCTACATTTTTGGTGCTGGCCATCTTTGCAGAAGTGTGGTTCCACTTCTAACTTCTATCGGTTTTTACTGCGTTGTGATCGATAACAGAGAAGATTTTGCCAATAAAGAAAGAATTCCTTTGGCAAAAGAAGTTCTGGCTGTTGATTATCTGAAATTCCTGGAGAAATTTGAACCTGCCGAAACTGATGCTATTCTAATTTTCACGCATGGTCATATCCACGATTTTGATATTCTGGATGCTCTTTGCAGAAACAATGTAAAGGCAAAATACATTGGCATGATCGGATCTAAAACTAAAGTAAAACAGGCAATCGATAAAATTGAAAAATCAAAATATGCTGGTGATCTGATCTCAAAAGTTTTTGCACCGATCGGCTTGAACATTGGTAAAACCACAACGCAGGAAATTGCCATCGCCATTTCTGCCGAGATTTTAGCAGTTTACAATGATGTGAAGAAGATAGAACATTATAAAAATGAAAAATAA
- a CDS encoding mechanosensitive ion channel family protein: MEAFENLLQQIPYVDSPFMIKVLKSIIFLALLWLIKIIIRQFVLKRISDVKVHYQWRKILNTIFVILGFIIIGRIWYEGVQSLVTYLGLLSAGIAVALKDPISNLAGWLFIVSRKPFDVGDRIQLGEYAGDVIDLSAFQISILEIGNWVQADQSTGRIIHIPNGKIFTQELANYDKGFKYIWNEIRVLITFESDWQKAKKILLEIVNNKGENISTAMERQIKRAARKFMIYYKNLTPIVYTDVKDSGVQLTIRHLCETRRRRGYNEAIWEDILTEFAKHDDIDLAYPTTRFYKLGEEK, from the coding sequence ATGGAAGCTTTTGAAAATTTATTGCAGCAGATACCATATGTAGATTCACCGTTTATGATCAAGGTCTTAAAATCGATCATATTTCTGGCATTGCTTTGGCTTATCAAGATCATCATCAGGCAATTCGTTCTAAAAAGGATTTCCGATGTAAAAGTGCATTATCAGTGGCGCAAAATCTTGAATACTATTTTTGTAATACTGGGTTTTATCATCATCGGGCGCATCTGGTATGAAGGCGTCCAGTCGTTAGTTACTTATCTTGGTTTGCTCTCTGCCGGTATCGCAGTTGCTCTCAAAGATCCCATTTCCAATCTGGCAGGCTGGCTTTTCATCGTTTCGCGCAAACCGTTTGATGTGGGTGATAGAATTCAATTGGGAGAATACGCCGGAGATGTGATCGATTTGAGTGCTTTTCAAATTTCTATTTTGGAAATTGGCAACTGGGTGCAGGCAGATCAATCGACCGGCAGAATTATTCACATTCCAAATGGGAAGATATTCACTCAGGAACTGGCAAATTACGATAAAGGTTTCAAATATATCTGGAACGAGATTCGTGTTCTTATCACCTTTGAAAGCGACTGGCAGAAAGCTAAAAAAATCCTGCTGGAAATTGTCAATAATAAAGGCGAAAACATCTCAACTGCCATGGAAAGACAGATAAAGCGAGCAGCCCGAAAATTCATGATCTACTACAAAAATCTTACACCGATTGTTTATACCGATGTAAAAGATAGCGGAGTTCAACTCACGATTCGTCACCTCTGCGAAACCAGAAGAAGAAGAGGATATAACGAAGCCATCTGGGAAGATATTCTTACCGAATTTGCCAAACACGACGACATCGATCTGGCATATCCTACTACCAGGTTTTACAAGTTGGGCGAGGAAAAGTGA